Proteins from a genomic interval of Rosa chinensis cultivar Old Blush chromosome 2, RchiOBHm-V2, whole genome shotgun sequence:
- the LOC112187891 gene encoding MOB kinase activator-like 1A isoform X2: MARSKQYEYRWADGVNIKKPIEVSAPKYVEYLMDWIEVQLDEESIFPQKLGAPFPSNFIDVVKTIFKRMFRVYAHIYHSHFQKIVSLKEEAHLNTCFKHFVLFTWEFRLIDKGELAPLQDLVESILQPK, encoded by the exons ATGGCTCGCAGTAAACA GTATGAGTACAGATGGGCTGATGGAGTAAACATTAAGAAACCAATAGAGGTCTCTGCTCCAAAATATGTGGAATATTTAATGGACTGGATTGAAGTTCAGCTTGATGAGGAATCAATCTTCCCTCAAAAATTGG GGGCACCATTTCCATCCAATTTCATAGATGTTGTCAAGACCATCTTTAAGCGAATGTTCCGTGTTTATGCCCATATCTACCACTCTCACTTCCAGAAAATTGTGAGTCTGAAGGAAGAAGCTCATCTCAATACTTGCTTTAAGCACTTTGTTCTCTTCACTTGG GAATTCCGCTTGATTGACAAAGGAGAGCTTGCACCTCTTCAAGACCTTGTTGAGTCTATTCTACAGCCAAAGTGA
- the LOC112187891 gene encoding MOB kinase activator-like 1A isoform X1, which produces MSLFGLGSRNQKTFRPKKSAPSGSKGAQLQKHIDATLGSGNLREAVRLPPGEDINEWLAVNTVDFFNQVNILFGTLTEFCTPVNCPTMSAGPKYEYRWADGVNIKKPIEVSAPKYVEYLMDWIEVQLDEESIFPQKLGAPFPSNFIDVVKTIFKRMFRVYAHIYHSHFQKIVSLKEEAHLNTCFKHFVLFTWEFRLIDKGELAPLQDLVESILQPK; this is translated from the exons ATGAGTCTCTTTGGTCTCGGAAGCAG AAATCAAAAGACCTTCCGGCCTAAAAAGAGTGCTCCATCAGGAAGCAAG GGTGCTCAGCTGCAAAAACATATTGATGCTACTTTGGGCAGTGGGAACCTTAGGGAAGCCGTGCGCCTGCCTCCCGGAGAAGATATAAATGAATGGCTCGCAGTAAACA CTGTTGATTTTTTCAACCAAGTGAACATTCTGTTTGGTACTCTAACCGAGTTCTGCACGCCAGTCAATTGTCCAACAATGTCTGCAGGACCAAA GTATGAGTACAGATGGGCTGATGGAGTAAACATTAAGAAACCAATAGAGGTCTCTGCTCCAAAATATGTGGAATATTTAATGGACTGGATTGAAGTTCAGCTTGATGAGGAATCAATCTTCCCTCAAAAATTGG GGGCACCATTTCCATCCAATTTCATAGATGTTGTCAAGACCATCTTTAAGCGAATGTTCCGTGTTTATGCCCATATCTACCACTCTCACTTCCAGAAAATTGTGAGTCTGAAGGAAGAAGCTCATCTCAATACTTGCTTTAAGCACTTTGTTCTCTTCACTTGG GAATTCCGCTTGATTGACAAAGGAGAGCTTGCACCTCTTCAAGACCTTGTTGAGTCTATTCTACAGCCAAAGTGA